Proteins co-encoded in one Pseudophryne corroboree isolate aPseCor3 chromosome 1, aPseCor3.hap2, whole genome shotgun sequence genomic window:
- the LOC135028780 gene encoding C-reactive protein-like translates to MKGMGIPVLGIVFLTVSLAQEDLNGKVFLFPEQSDSSYVILKPELKTTLNKVTVCLQYYTSLARDYSLFSLATRGQPNAFLIFPTPPNLCYVSVNGQDFLFTIDVPALDWIHICASWDAGTCEIQLWVNGKLYPRQVCRTKGFVLPAETSIILGQDQDEFGGKFEDTQSFVGKISGVNMWDYVLSAEQMWKTVFDKTFSGNVIGWKSLRYQTRGRVSVQPQLECKFWDKTYISYSQCSE, encoded by the coding sequence ATCTCAATGGAAAAGTTTTCCTTTTTCCGGAACAAAGTGACAGCTCCTATGTAATCCTGAAGCCAGAGCTGAAAACTACCTTAAACAAAGTCACCGTTTGCCTGCAATATTACACGTCTCTAGCGCGAGACTACAGTCTCTTCTCACTGGCTACACGtggacaacccaacgcgtttctcaTTTTTCCAACTCCACCAAACCTGTGCTACGTTAGCGTAAACGGGCAAGATTTCTTATTCACCATAGATGTGCCAGCTCTAGACTGGATACACATCTGTGCCAGCTGGGACGCCGGAACTTGTGAAATTCAGCTTTGGGTCAATGGTAAATTGTATCCTAGACAGGTGTGCCGTACTAAAGGATTTGTTTTGCCAGCAGAAACAAGTATAATATTGGGGCAAGATCAAGACGAATTTGGTGGAAAATTTGAAGACACGCAATCATTTGTAGGGAAGATAAGTGGCGTCAATATGTGGGATTATGTTTTGTCGGCCGAACAAATGTGGAAGACTGTGTTTGATAAGACTTTCAGTGGAAACGTCATCGGGTGGAAATCTCTGCGGTATCAGACTAGAGGGAGAGTTTCTGTTCAGCCTCAATTGGAGTGCAAGTTTTGGGATAAGACCTACATTTCCTACTCACAGTGCTCCGAGTAA